Below is a genomic region from Daphnia pulicaria isolate SC F1-1A chromosome 10, SC_F0-13Bv2, whole genome shotgun sequence.
TCTCGGGACCGCAAGAGTTCGCCTATTCGACGCTGCCCATCGACGATTCGTGCTACGAGCCGCACACCGACAACAgcaccgacgacgacggcagCTCGATAGCACGTTCCGATTGGGACGAAACCACCTTCACCACTCCGCACATGCGCTTGAAACAGGTCAACTGATATTTTCATCACATTATTCCATTTGTGGCCAAGAAATACAtcattcatctttttcttggcCGTGATATGCAAACCAGAAATGAATAAGGACGATAGGGAGggccatttgttgttggtttttatcCCGTGAGATATATGGCCGTCCGCCGGTCGTGACATACAATCCCATTTTGTCTTTGGTGAAAAGGCAAATGTAGAAACGGGAGATGATGCCTAACTTAGATTCAAAGTCCCGCATAAAAATGTAAGAGACCTCCTGTACTTAACGACGTCTCGTTACAACGTCGGCGAAAAGGTGACTATTAACACTTCTGAAATGACCGATGATGGGGCGCCTCTGATGGCCGTCGCATCTGTTCGGTCGCTGGATGACGTGCGGATGCGCCATAAGGAAggaaattctttgaaatttaaagaaaaaagggggttgaATGACAAGCACCGTCTGTCATTACCATAATCACGGAGGAATTGATGTCGCCATTCGTCAAGTCTCGCGTCCTGCTATGTCATTTGTATATAAGCTATACAACGTGAGCAGGAAATGCCGCGCGTGAATGTGTAAACCgttgcttcttcttcgggaTGATTTCGGCACAAagatttcgtttcttttgactttAGAATGCAGCTATAGTGTGTTTAACAAACGATGTtgttatttgtctttttttctttcttacctCCGACACGGGAAAATGGAAttcgggaaaacaaaaacagattgGATGCGGACAGAAACTCCAcaaatgggtaaatattcacatgaattttgttttttccttttttgggttgtCGCTTGTCCTATAATCAGCGGTTATTCGGGTTTGTCTTGTTATAACGGTTATTTTAATGTTGTggcttatgtttttttttctctcgttgcATCATCAGTTTGAAGAGAACAAAGTGGCTTGGGTCGCCGGATTGGCTACGATAGGAGCCGTCGAATTCATGGCAGCCGCCGTCGCCCTTTTCATCTTGCGCCGACTCCAGGTAGCCATTCGAAATTACCGCCTATGGCGTCACTCACGCTGGATTTCTCTTGTCATCTGTTACGATCGACGTTTgtgacttttttatttatttatttatttaaaattctaCAGACGAGCTTACGCCCACGAACTCTCTCCCGGAGACGCTTACGCCAACACGAAACTGACATGGCCAACGACCCACTACCCTCCGAGTTGCCTTAAAACTCGACTTAATTATTGATTGCAGACTATATTTTATGACACGCATTAGCCGCCCTCATGCTGCATCAACACAAGTGTGCCGATCAATTTTCCCCCCATTATTTTTCTAACATTCCGAGAGGGCAGCATGtcatttcaagcaaaaattgccGGCCAATGGCCCACCTTATTCTATTATTTATATGAGACTAATATTCAAacagacggagagagagactgtGAGAAAGACGGAAATTCAAACACATTGACAAAAGGACAGGGCGATTCAGTTGACTGTGATCGCTCGGGCGGAactttggtttggtttttatCCCGGAGGAAAAATAGTACAGAGACAAATAGAACCTATtacagttattattattacgggaATTGCACAGATCAAATTGTAGTATGTGTGTCCGTTGCATCGCttaaagttgtttttcttgtgcTCATCACTGTGTAAAGTTTTGTCATGAGAAATACAGTCTAACAAcacagatttaaaaaataaaagaaatcataAACTAGTCGTGATTTTTCATATCATCTTTCTCAATTTAATGTTGACCATCTTGTGAATATTTTCattacacacgcacacacaaaaaacccATTCACCGCATTTCATGTGACCTAAATAAAGGGGGAAATCCGATTGGAAGCCACACACagaatcaatcaaaaaaataacactctGGTCCCCAATTAAACATAATCCCACGACCGATAGAAAATAGAATTTCAATCCCACACACATGAATGGTTGTTTCTGTCGTAACTAGGAATATAAGTTCagatagctttttttttttaaatctttttttggtttttaaatcTCTTAACCCCAATCGGCATATACCAAGACATTCCGACAAAATGAGCTCGGAttgccaataataaaaaaaaagtgtctacTTTTCCCGACAGTTCTCTATGATGATGTAAGTCACTTTGATATGGATCGTACACGAATCGCAAATGTGTCACCACACGGAAACAGTTTCACTAAACACATACAGCAAAAATATTACATGCATATAAACCCTTTTGAAATATCTCCAAAATGTATCCAGGCCAACAACGAAACGGATTTCGAGTGTGAAcacgagaaaataataataagaaaaaaaaaaaagaagactcgACTATAATcaccaaaaataaaggaaaaagagcACCGAGTCGGGTAtaaagagcaaaaaaaaaggctcaaatcaattaagaaaaaaacatgaaacaaAATACCATCGACCTTATTTTTTTGCACAAAACAAGTTGATTTGCGGGTAGGAGGTGATAGGATGAACACCCTCTGAACTACAATGCCCATCGGTTTCAGAATTCCGCATTACAAGGCGGTGCAGACGTTTAAGTGGTTAATCACGGcgggccttcttcttcttcttgctcttGTTCTCCTGCCACGTATCTATAATCAAAGGTTGTTACGTTAACTTTTTTGATGACGTCACCGGgggaaaaatgtgaaattacCATCTGAATTGTTTACAGCAGCCTCGGCAATTTTCTCGGCAACGGGTTTAGCTTCGACCTTGTCGGCTTTTTTCGGGATGGCACTGTTGGCGTTGTTGttattcttctcctttttctcggCGGCAGCAGGTTGGGCGGCAGGCTTTTCGttggccttcttcttctccttttccacCACTTTGGCGGGCTCGGCTTTAACGGCGACGACTTCTTCGGGAGGCACAACAGCGACTTCCAACTTGGCTGCCTTCACTTCCACTTCCTGGACGGCAGCAACATCGTTCGTGGCATTCTCGATGGGCATTTCGTTGCTCttaatttcctcttctttcttcacttgttccttcttcttcttatcagCTTTCTTGCCAGCTTTGTGAGTAGGAGAAGTTGCTGGACTAGCtgcaatttcaattcaaaatattcAGTCGCAAACACTTGGATTGATTTCGAAATGGAAGTCATTACCACTAGCTGAAGCACCATCACCagttggcttcttcttcttgtccttTTTGCTTACAGCTTGCACCCAATCTCCTAAGTTTGAATTAAGTAAGTAACCACAACAATGCAGTGAAAGAATGAATGTGTACCTTCGTCGAAATCTGCTGGTTTGAGTTCCTTCCTCTTTTGCTGAGATTCCTTCTTCTCAGGCTTGGCGACTTCCACTTCGGCTTTCTTTGGTTGCTCGACTTTAGTTGTCTTCTTGGGCGATTCCTTTTTGGCAGCAACCTTGGGTTGTGGGGATTTGGGTTGAGGTGGTTTGGGTTGAGATGGAGTGCTTGGTTTCTTGGGCTCTCCATTGTGTTCAGGAGATGCAGAAACAGTTTTCTTCACctacaaaggaaaaaaagagtttcatAAGCGCAAATGTCACCATTATTGATTGTCCAATGAATGGCTTCAATACCTTTGTCTTTGGTTTgacttgtttcttcttcttctcttcgttGCCTGAACTTCTGTCGAATGTGGGCTCAGCAACAGTTTTGAAGCCAAAAGTAAACACAAGTACTGCTAATATCAGCACCCCACCCACAGGCAAGGCATACTGGGAGTGGGAAAGGAATTTATCGACCTCCATTTTAAACATTGGTGAAACTGAGTTGAGTAAACTTGGAAGAGTAAGGATTGCAACACAAAAAACCTAACTTCAAAATGGACTCTTTTTTTGACAGGGAGATGGGCGGACACGAAGGTAAGCCGAGAGCCGCCACAGAAGTGAATTGTCAAGTTGGTCAAGAGGGAGCAGTAAAGTCAGCAGATCAGGcacaaaggaaatgaaatgtgtAGAGAACCTGTCATAGTAGGGTAATTAATaatcaaagaaaaggaatctgaaaacgaaaaaaaagaataacagaAGCCAAAAAGAGAGTCAAGCCTTTCGACTTGGAGAATCTGTCCAGCAGCGGGCAACACTGGATCTGTCACCTGTTGCACGTCACACTCTAAACCAAAGGCCCGTCATCGCTCTCCATTTCTACTGTATGTAATAGAGTGCTTGGTGCTGCCTCTAGCGGCCAAtgtcttttcttatttgagaTGGATGCTGTTGTACCCGATGTCGGTAACGATAAGGCGGGAGCGCTGCAGAGGTAGCACGTCGCTTGTTACGTCTCCGGTTTTTCGGGAGGACGGTCCCGGGCCTTGTGGCCTTTAAATCGGATTGACAGCCGAGTGCTGACACAACTTCCTTTACTACGCCATCTTGTAATTCAAAAGTTCATTACAATACTTGTGCTTTGTGGTTTTTATTGACCAATtgcggtttttcttttgaaaaatcactGATGGATCAGCAAGTGCAATAAAAAGGCGAGCGCATTCCTGCGGTTGatctttttcataaaaatctGTATTTGATTGCGCAGCAGAGTCGAACATTATTGGTTTGTTACGGAAGTGAGTCAAAAGAAGCTTATTTTGGAAATGGTTTTTTGAGCAAGTGCTCATTATTGAGAAGTCAAAGACACTTTATCCAAGGCTGTTTTCCTCTGTTCTAAACTCTGCGGattaaaaaagagattttccaATTAATTTCATACACACTCCCAATATGAATTCATTAAATCTTGCTTTTAAAATGTATTACCTGCTTGAGAACGGATAAGCGATATAGTAGATCTTGTTTGTCTTGTTCAGTGCATCGCCTTTGCTCTTTGATCTGCAAATTTTCGAAATCTTTGTCGATTTTGACGGGCTGGTCGCTGGGAGAATCGTAATTCTCCCATTCGCGTTTCTCGCCGCCGGAagaggtggcggcggcggcaggtTCGCCGCTTgacatttggatttttttgagGACAGCCGGAACAGGTGGCGACGACAATTGCCTGGACTGGGATCGAACGGTGGGGGCGACGGGTGGTTGGGAGACGAGTTGAGCCGGTTGCGGAATTATGAGCTCGACTGTGTTGTCCGATTGGCTGGTTGCTCGTCCAGCCATCAATTTGTTGTGCTGGTGCTGGTGGCTGACAGCTACCGCCGGGGCTTTCTTATAGTAGCGGCTGACGGCGGCGGCCTGGAGGGCCTCGTAGTACCTTTCGTGCGGTACGCCGGTTCCGCTGCCGGGTAAAAACGGGAAGAATATTGTATCTCCCATCTCTTCCTGGCTCCTTcatgcgcacacacacacacacggaatcGACGTCGGTCAGTCCACAGTCAATCACGCGTGATGACAGCGCCGCCTTAACACCATTTCCACAGCCGGGACAATtaagccaacaacaacagcagtagCATGCGCGCCGTGGAAATGGTGTTAAAAAAAGCAACCATCTATCGAaagaataattataagaatGGGACGCAAAGATGATTATACCCGAAATTCTCGCTGGAAGGCCACGAGCCGTGGAGTTGCTTTTCCAGCAAAAGTTTCTGGCGACGCCGGAGACGTTCGCGACGACGCTGGAGAAATCGGGGATCCTTTTCCGTCTGGCTCTGCGTAACCAACACGAATgagaattcaaaaaaagaattacacaAGATGAAAGACGGGCTCCAATGGCCGGAATTCTATTAGTTAATTGTGGGTTGTTATTTCTTACTTGATATTTCGCGTTGGTCTTGTGGGCGTTCCATTGCGGGCGATTGGTCGTGCTAGTCGACGTTTGACTTTTCACGGCGATCATCGACATTTGTGATCCTGGACGCTCTTCTTCGGTTGTTGCCGCTATTTTGTGTCTATCGTGATAAACAAACAGGTTTTAACTTGACAACTTTATCTCAACGAAATAAACATGATAAGACATTTTGTTATAAAAGAGTAAATATTGACCTAGACTGACGGGACCGGGGGTTGTTGGTTTCACAGCGACAAGCGACTTGAAGTTGCTGCTGGTCCGTTTGAACTTGGGCGTCGACTGATGAGCGAGTTAACGTGCCTTTATCTAGTTGTTGGGGTCGCGGTGTGGAAATGATTGCGTGTCGCAATTCCACCACCGTCGGTTCCCTTTGTGTTTCTGGCAAATGCTGGTGCGCCGGCGTCGATCTGTCTTCACTCCGGACAGAAACTGATGCCGCCGGGTCGTTGTCCGACGCCGGTTGGACTACCGCCGTCCGGTTTTGCAGGTTCCTCCTGCGTGCCAGTTTCTCAGCCAAGGCATTCTGCTGAGCTCCGGCGATCGCTTCCTTAACTGCTTCTAATCGTCGTTCTTCTGCCTCCTGAATTCAACATGGAATTTAGTAATaatacgtaataataataataatagagctATGCTGCTGTAATCATTCTATATGTCTCCCCTGAAGCAAGTTTTGAACAATGAGCGTGCATGTGTGAGATGGcgattttacctttttctctTGGACCCGTCTTCGCTCTTCTTCAATTTGACGTCGCTCGGCTTCCAAATGCCTTTGCAGCTCCAGTTCCtgtctctcctcttcttcctgctGCCGCTTTTTCTCCAGGAGCTTTTGGTTCTCCTTCTCTGCCAACTGGACAAGAAACAATTTCAGTTGGCGGAAATTCATGCAGACGCATCCCGACTCTCTCGGCTGCTGTCTGAACGGCTCCATCGGTCGCTCTCAACTGCCATCCGAAATGCACATGCCATTATATTCCACAGCGCCGGAATTTACCCTCTGACTTTATATATACCCATGTCCGAATCGAACAACATGCGAGTAGGAAATTCGTAATAATTTTCTTCctactttctttttgtttgggttTGTGAACAGAGCGCACATAGATCTAACAAATGATGAAGGGAAATGCAACAAAATAGATAATTTCTATGAAGCATTTTGTCTCGCATGTCTGGTTACGGATATAGATATGGATCATCATATTCCGCAGGATCGCGTGACGCCGGAAGGTTTACATAGCCATGATTTCATCCGCCGTTTAAGTTGGGCTGTTCCGGCTGCCGCCGCCAGCTGCATGAGGCCTTATACTGCACTATACTATACGTCTATTTAAGTCGGTGACAGGACGTGCTGTCGCATATTCGGCATACGGCGCCAAAAGTCACGACGCCCGTTACCCTGGCAACTTGACTTCAACATTCGCTATTGAAATATTAGAaccattatttcttcttctttttttcgtcttcatttcttattttgtattttccgGCTGTCTACTTTTTCCATCCAAATCTATATACACAATTCCAGCCACGTGATGGCAACGACAGCAGGCATatttttttggaatgtttctattgttttatctttttctattttatatcGATCCAACCCAGTCGGGAATATCATAATTCACGTAGTAAACGGTTTCTCGTCTGCATCGCATATGCTGTTGGCCTTTTTTATGCGCCTTTTATAGAGATAGACTGTTAGAAATCAATGTGTCATTTTTACCTGCTGAAGGAGCACCCGCTGCAGTTCATTGGCTTTGGCCCGTTTCCTTTCCCTCTCGGCCAACTCGGCGACATCCACCACGACATTCTGGCCACGCAGAAAGCTGGGACTGCATTGTacaaccaaaccaaaaacaacaacccaaaaattaTGAGCGATAAATCAATTGGGATCTCaacttttctcttattctctgGATAATCACACTCACGCCGCATTGGTTGCGCAGTGCTGGACGACAGCCTGGTGACGGCTGATACTGGAACTGTCGCCCAAGGTCCGGTCTGCTGATGGATCGACGTGTGGCCGCAGCAGACGACACGAAAGATGCTCATCAGTACCCCATTGGCAAACAAAAGGAATGTGTATGCATAGACGTGATCTAATAGTACCCACCTGACATAAGAGGCTCGGTCTGAACAAAGGTCGGACGGGCCACCCATCGAGGTGGAGTCGACCTATCGTAAAGCTGTGGAAGACACTAGAGATGCAACCAATAATCAATTCAATCATTTGATCTTGCCCCAATCAAACACATGAAGGCAGCCATGCTTTATTTAATCGATAATTTGTATACGTAATAAAAAAGAGCCCATTACCTCTGGGTAAAGGTCGTAGGGGACAGTTCCATCTTGGACCCACTTTTTGCGCTCGAGAAACTTATAATCGGCCCTGGCCGAAATTTCATTGACCTCGTCGTGACGGTTGGAATTGATTTGCTCTTGATTAGtcgagtggtggtggtggatgatGACGTTGGAAGAATTTGAGGTGTCCGGCATGGGCTCGACGCTGGGTCCCCTGGACGACGACAATTGACGGCGGTGGCGCAGATGGTAATTAGGAGCCGATGGATCGATGAAGTGATTGTCACTCTGATAGCCGGAAGTTTCGCCGTCCGTCACCGTGTGGCTGATGGCGTGACGCTTTGATCGCCGAGGAGGCGGAGGTGGTGGAGGAGGCGGTGCGGTGGCGGGCGGCGCTTGCTGAACTTGTTCGTGTTGATGTGATGTCGTCCAGTTGAGTGGAGGCAGGTAGTTGTCGTTTCTGATATAAACAGGAGGAAACAATATCAATTGCCATGTTATTTATACACGCAGCGCTAAAACAATAACGGAAACGCACATGACGGCCAGATGACCATCATCCGTCcacacatttgattttttcgaaattattCGCGGATCATTGGGCTTGTGGTGCTGTGGGCTTACTTTTTATTGTCGACAGGAGTCAAGCGTGAATCGCTTCGGGCCGAGCTCTGATTCCATTTCAACGGTGCGCCGCAACCCGGACGACCCCATGGACACCAGTCGATTTTGGCCTCCTCTGTTATATAATAGACGCGATGATTTGATTGTATACTCTCTTCGTTTGCCCAATTGACCAACTTATTGAaaccaaatttaaaatgtgaTGGATGACTTACCTCTTTCGCGGGCCCATTGTTGACGCTTGAGTTCCATCAGCGAAGGTTTTTCCATACCTGGTGGATGTCAATCTGATGGAGAGTTGTCACACCAAGGGAGAGAAATGGCTGTGCAAACTACAGCACGACGGACCGAACCGAACTGTCATGTATGCCGGAAATCCACGCCAGATGAGGGTTGAAAGAGTGGCAATCGATAAAACACGTACGACTCCCACGCCGTCACCAAGGTAACTCCCTACCTGTTCTCTCTTAGTTTTGATGGAAAGGCGACGCTCTCTTTGCGTAACTGAGCGACCAGCGACCTCAGCTGTTGTTGACGAATGCGTATTACCTAGCGCGATATTTCCACCATCAAACGCACCccgacaacacacacacggatgTTGGGTGCACAATTCAGATTCACACGcgccattttcttttagttgcGCTCTTACTCTACACGTAGGGGGtcgtaaaattgatttttttttctttcttttattctatAGTGCAAGTGTATATGTAACACAATAGGTTTCCGGGGTCTATACGTTCgccattgttttaaaaaataggcaGGCAGGCAGCTAGGTAATCATTCAAGCGCAGCGGTGGTCAACCTTCAGTTTATTTATAGAGCCAACAATTCGTAAAGGGTACAACACGTCAAcactatttcttattttttttaaatgtcgtgTCTACCGAATATTACCCAGCAGGCATGCTACATCGTTCATTTTCGCTTTGCTTTCACCTACTTCTAAATCATATCACTCAAGGAGtgcgtactactactacttatAGTCAGTCACGGAAAGAATATCAATCAAGTGTAGGCGCCTGTAGAGTTTTTATTCAAAGGCTTGTTACGTGGGAACACAATGATTCCTGTCTTTATTTCTACAAATGATATACAATCATACATCCATTGTACTAAAAGAATTACTAATtaattttctcccttttttaagGCGtcgaacaaatgaaaaaatatatatatatttttttaatccaagTGTAttacattaaagaaaaaataaatttttaattacagttaACAACCCGATACAAATAAAGCAGCAAGCATTTGcagattttctcttctttttctaattttgccGTTGCCGAAATGCCGTTGCGAAAAGAAAATATGCGGTTATTGGCAATGTTGCACAAGATTTGGCAGACGAATTTTTATacatgaaaaaacaaattttatttaaccATGGCAGTCCACGTGGATTTTTCTGATTCTTCTCCTGTTGAAGGACAATTTAGTGACGTTGAAGATGAAAAGTAATGCAATTTTCcatattatcaagttaatttAATGTAATTTAGTGGTTTTATCAGAGAACCGAACGTTGCTGAAGGTATTCGACAACTTAATCTTGAGACCAATGACGAAGTGCCGCCCGTCGATGAAAATAACGAAGTCTATTATTCAGACGATTCTGAAATGAGCGATGACGATTGTTACGATTGGCAATATGGTAACAAAATAATGTTCAAAGCTTACTTTCAATTTGTTAACTGTCAACATTTACTGCAGATCAGGGGCCTCAAATAAAAGTACAGGGAGCCCAACCCAACCAACAGACTAGTTCCAATAAAGTGGTTTCTTTCCAGCCAAGAGAAAAGCTTTTCAAGAAATATTCCCAAAAGATTAATGTGGACGAGTTCAAAATGCCTTCGTTGCCAGGTGATGACAAGGTGCGTCTCAGAGACAAGGCAGACAGAGCTACTGCTGAGCAAGTTATGGATCCCCGGACAAGAATGATTCTGTTTAAATTAATGAACAGAGGATTTATCACTCAAATCAATGGCTGTATCTCCACTGGCAAAGAAGCCAATGTATATCATGCAACAGGAAAAGATGACACACATTTGGCCCtcaaaatttataaaacatCCATTCTTGTATTCAAAGACAGAGACAAATACGTCACAGGCGAGTTCAGGTAACCTTGACACCTTACaatcttattttgtttatttttgttgctcactattttttgtttttttattgcagattTCGACACGGTTATTGTAAGCACAATCCCCGTAAAATGGTTCGAACTTGGGCTGAAAAAGAATTGAGAAATTTATTGAGACTTGAAGCAGCTGGTTTACCATGTCCCAAACCAATTTTGCTGAGAAGTCATGTGTTGTTGATGACTTTCattggtgatgctggttggcCTGCCCCCCGACTAAAGGTATACTGAAAATATCCGATAGATTACATGGGTGTCGAGATTTAATTTGATGCTTTCATTACAAGGAAGTTGAGCTGAGTGAGTCGAAAGCCCGTGAGTTATATCGAGACACAATCATTTTGATGCGGCGAATGTTTCACGACTGCAGACTCGTTCACGCTGATCTCAGTGAATTCAACATGctgtaaattttaaacttgTGTGATTATTATAGACCCACGCTATTTATTATCTTAATTACCAATCCTAGGTATCATGAAGGAAAAGCATACATAATTGATGTGTCTCAATCAGTGGAGCATGACCATCCGCATGCTCTTGAATTTCTTCGTAAGGATTGCACTAATATTACCGACTTCTTCAAGAGAAACGGAGTTTGCGTCATGACAGTTAAAgaactttttgattttgttgttgatttgaCGATCAATGAAACCAACATTGAGGTAATTACAATCTGGAAAACACACTTGTATTTTTAGTGACACATTTTGAATTCCAGGACTACTTGGATAGAATGGCAACAGTTTCTTCCGAAAGAAATATTCAAGGAGAGTCTACAGCGGAAGATTTGGTGAAAGCAGAAGTCTTTAAACAGACATATATTCCTCAAAGATTAGATGAAGTGAGTGCGCGCCCtggttcattttctttctttttcactaACCTCAATATTCCGTCAGGTCATGTTCTTTGAACGAGACATTAGGCAAATTAAAGcgggagagaaaattgaattgaactaCGCGAATGTAACTGGAATCAAGCCAGACTTGTCAGGCCCAAAGCAAGTTCCAGACATTTTGGATAATTCTATTGTGGACGGAAGTAGCAGCGATGAGGCATCTGGTGAGTCTGATTCAGAAGATggtgaaaagaaacaatttgtgAGCAGTGCACGACCTCGCGACGAATCCCCCAACAGTCGAAAGGTAAATTTTGCTGCTAGGTTTTTTTAACGTCTAACGTAATCTTGAAATTCGTTTGGAATAGGAGAGGAAAAAGGCCATCAAGGCTGAGCAATCAGAAAAACGGAAGCAGAAAGTAAAGAAACAcgtcaagaaaagaaaggaaaaactcGCCAACACCAAAAAGTAATTACCTCTGATAAGTGTTTGCTGATGTATTTTTTCGACTCAAATAATATGGGAAATTTACCAAACCagaaggttttcttttttaattccttATAAAATCACGAATCTTAAATGTGTATTGAATTCCCCGACCGAGATTAAACATATGATAGAAACTCTGAGATTACCTGAGAAAGAGTTATAGATCACAACAGATATGAGAGATAAACGTTGACTTTGGCATTCAACCCATACATGAATCCATAATAACATTACGATACGTTAGCACtgataagaaaaattaaagcaGCAATAGCAACAACTGCTCCGAGTGATGCAGCACTAATTGGAATGAAGCACAATTTAGCCGTTCCTTTGTGACATGCAATGAATGTCATGAACGAATCCAATTTTTGTGCCGGAACATCTTGAAAGCCGAACGGACGAACACGTATCCGCATCCCGACAGAGCGCACGTTTCGACTCGCAGCAGTAACATACGCAGCCTGTGGTAAGGAAACAAATTCGAATTACTTTTCCTGTTGTGCTTTTGGATGTTAAGATATCTTACAGAAACAAGTGGAGCTATGGAAACAGCAGCCCACTGAACCAACAACATTATCACAATAAAAGAGTGCGCATCGATTGTATAGTACAGAAATCCAGGATGAATGACGGTCATTGTCGTCACAATTGTACGGGTCGTGGAGAGTAGCAGGAGTAAACCGATGGCTGGAGAAACGTTTTCGTTCAAGTACAGCAGGaacttttcaaattccaaCATTTCCTGTTGAATCGataaaattcaattctatTGTTTGTTATCTATTAGCGCAATTTTCTACGTGGGAAACTAATGAGCTGTTTCTTACTTTCATGGCGATTTCCAACGACATCGATTTCTCAACTACGCGTTCGCTAATAGAACTAACGTACGACATCAATAATTGGCATTCTATGCAATAGTTGCTAAC
It encodes:
- the LOC124314694 gene encoding serine/threonine-protein kinase RIO1-like, with translation MAVHVDFSDSSPVEGQFSDVEDEKEPNVAEGIRQLNLETNDEVPPVDENNEVYYSDDSEMSDDDCYDWQYDQGPQIKVQGAQPNQQTSSNKVVSFQPREKLFKKYSQKINVDEFKMPSLPGDDKVRLRDKADRATAEQVMDPRTRMILFKLMNRGFITQINGCISTGKEANVYHATGKDDTHLALKIYKTSILVFKDRDKYVTGEFRFRHGYCKHNPRKMVRTWAEKELRNLLRLEAAGLPCPKPILLRSHVLLMTFIGDAGWPAPRLKEVELSESKARELYRDTIILMRRMFHDCRLVHADLSEFNMLYHEGKAYIIDVSQSVEHDHPHALEFLRKDCTNITDFFKRNGVCVMTVKELFDFVVDLTINETNIEDYLDRMATVSSERNIQGESTAEDLVKAEVFKQTYIPQRLDEVMFFERDIRQIKAGEKIELNYANVTGIKPDLSGPKQVPDILDNSIVDGSSSDEASGESDSEDGEKKQFVSSARPRDESPNSRKERKKAIKAEQSEKRKQKVKKHVKKRKEKLANTKK